The following proteins are encoded in a genomic region of Ostrea edulis chromosome 7, xbOstEdul1.1, whole genome shotgun sequence:
- the LOC125655554 gene encoding uncharacterized protein LOC125655554 — protein sequence MFPALTFIVVCFGLVSAGPASRVKRQLDCPDSFTNVPNPCVGNTEGTIYYPHPTDATKFLQCDLLGHMYIIQCPQGLHYKPSTSSCTSVGGTITTTLAPTTTHAQTTSVPPTTSVSTVVPVTTDGNPCSSASVKQGKTYFPYALDIHRFIECDLLGNAKILDCPNGLLWEQRTLSCVYELGTNVTDHNSGTRIGTGSDTKAVDPANLAAVCPPKGSQITAMADLYHSYPGNNTKFVHCDLWGRANVENCPANLIWNDLTKSCVVNLN from the exons ATGTTTCCCGCCCTAACCTTTATTGTCGTCTGCTTTGGTCTTGTATCGGCTGGTCCGGCGTCTCGTG TAAAGAGACAACTCGACTGCCCAG ATTCGTTTACCAACGTGCCCAATCCCTGTGTTGGTAATACTGAAGGGACGATATACTACCCCCACCCCACCGACGCCACCAAATTTCTCCAATGCGATCTACTGGGACATATGTACATCATCCAATGTCCTCAAGGTCTGCACTACAAACCAAGCACATCATCATGTACATCAGTCGGGGGAACCATCACCACAACACTAGCGCCAACTACAACGCATGCGCAAACTACAAGTGTGCCACCTACCACAAGTGTGTCTACAGTAGTTCCGGTTACCACAGATGGAAATCCGTGTTCCTCCGCAAGCGTAAAACAGGGCAAGACTTACTTTCCTTACGCTCTCGATATTCATCGATTTATTGAATGTGATCTGTTGGGAAACGCAAAGATTCTTGACTGCCCTAACGGCCTTCTTTGGGAGCAGAGAACCCTGTCCTGTGTGTATGAACTGGGAACGAATGTCACAGACCACAACTCTGGCACCAGAATCGGAACCGGAAGTGATACTAAGGCAGTAGATCCCGCTAATCTTGCGGCAGTGTGTCCTCCAAAAGGATCTCAAATCACGGCAATGGCTGATTTATATCACTCTTACCCCGGAAACAACACAAAGTTCGTCCACTGTGACCTGTGGGGTCGGGCTAATGTTGAGAACTGTCCCGCGAATTTGATTTGGAACGATTTAACCAAATCTTGCGTTGTGAatcttaattaa